In the Flavobacterium sp. J372 genome, one interval contains:
- a CDS encoding YgcG family protein codes for MKYIIFFLFFGLNASTQEKEIISIYDLDLSFWQTLPNPVNWTSDFEKLFTPEEEAVLNTLVADFEKKTSVEIAVITIRTSATPHEKFDELALHIANKWAVGKPNKNNGILILISKGHRRIRIETGLAIEQLISDLEVSKIIEENFIPNYKNGNYFEGTKSGLSELIKLYLQKTKID; via the coding sequence ATGAAATATATTATATTCTTCCTGTTTTTCGGTTTGAATGCATCCACGCAAGAGAAGGAAATTATTTCAATCTATGACCTTGACTTATCTTTTTGGCAAACACTACCTAACCCAGTTAACTGGACAAGTGATTTTGAAAAATTATTCACACCGGAAGAAGAAGCTGTATTGAATACTTTGGTAGCTGATTTTGAGAAAAAAACATCCGTAGAGATAGCCGTTATAACCATACGAACCAGTGCAACACCTCACGAAAAATTTGACGAACTGGCTTTACATATTGCAAATAAATGGGCTGTTGGCAAACCAAACAAGAATAATGGTATTCTAATTTTAATCTCAAAGGGACACAGGAGAATACGTATAGAAACGGGACTGGCGATTGAACAATTGATATCCGACCTGGAAGTCTCGAAAATAATCGAAGAAAACTTTATTCCGAATTACAAAAATGGCAATTATTTTGAAGGAACGAAATCTGGCTTGTCAGAGTTAATCAAGTTATATCTTCAGAAAACAAAGATTGATTAG
- a CDS encoding aldo/keto reductase, with product MIYRKIANSDLELSAITFGAWAVGGWMWGGNERKDSIEAIRASYDEGVTSIDTAPIYGQGESEEILAEAMQGISRDKYQILTKFGIRWDTTKGEFFMKTKDNQGNDIDAYKYSGRDSIIKECEDSLRRLKTDYIDLYQIHTPDNTTPIQESMEAVESLIKAGKVRYAGVSNYSAAQWEEADKYTNVISNQVPYSMVKREIEKDAVPYALEHGKSIIAYSPLQRGLLTGKVTPGYQFEEGDHRKGHFFFSEENLKNVNGFLSKIKPMADDKGVTLSQLVLKWTIEQPAIDVALVGARNAQQSVQNAKAVNVNLSAEEVKFITETLGDLELIRS from the coding sequence ATGATTTACCGTAAAATAGCAAACTCAGACTTAGAACTTTCAGCAATAACTTTTGGTGCCTGGGCCGTGGGCGGATGGATGTGGGGCGGCAATGAACGCAAAGATTCAATTGAGGCTATCCGTGCTTCGTATGATGAAGGCGTGACATCAATAGACACCGCGCCTATTTACGGACAGGGAGAAAGCGAGGAAATTCTTGCGGAAGCGATGCAGGGAATTTCACGCGATAAATACCAAATCCTGACAAAGTTCGGCATCAGGTGGGACACTACCAAAGGCGAGTTTTTCATGAAGACGAAAGACAATCAGGGTAATGATATAGATGCGTATAAATATTCGGGTCGTGACAGTATCATCAAAGAATGTGAAGACAGCCTGCGCCGGTTGAAAACGGACTACATCGACCTGTACCAGATTCATACGCCCGACAACACCACGCCCATACAGGAAAGCATGGAAGCCGTGGAAAGCCTCATCAAAGCAGGTAAAGTACGGTATGCCGGAGTTTCTAACTACAGCGCTGCCCAGTGGGAAGAAGCTGACAAATACACCAACGTAATCTCAAACCAGGTGCCGTACAGCATGGTAAAGCGAGAAATAGAGAAAGATGCCGTGCCGTATGCGTTGGAGCATGGAAAGAGTATCATAGCATACAGTCCGCTGCAGCGTGGATTGCTTACGGGTAAAGTGACACCCGGCTACCAGTTTGAGGAAGGCGATCACCGCAAGGGGCATTTCTTTTTCAGCGAAGAGAACCTGAAGAATGTAAACGGGTTCCTCAGCAAGATAAAGCCAATGGCAGATGATAAAGGCGTAACGCTTTCCCAACTCGTGCTAAAGTGGACGATAGAGCAGCCCGCCATAGATGTAGCCCTCGTCGGCGCCCGCAACGCACAGCAATCGGTACAGAATGCAAAGGCCGTGAATGTAAACTTATCAGCAGAAGAAGTAAAATTTATTACAGAGACGCTGGGTGATCTGGAGTTGATACGGAGTTAG
- a CDS encoding MFS transporter: MAEEKNTEVTSLNYRKAFKDVKQSYLKRIRWAVGLFYFCMGLCFSTWVSRIPTIRESMGMSEADLGTLLFSIPFGQMFLMPFSGRIVNKYGSHKTVVLGLCLYATALIGLGFAQERWHLMLGLFCFGICSNLTNISVNTQGIYTEGLFRRAIMSSFHGAWSTAGFTGGLIGLSMLALKLPTYLHFIIVAATVFAIVALNYKYLVKVKQVPLPPRRKIFSKPDPMLLWLGVMAFCCMVSEGIMFDWSGVYFKDVVQVPASLTTLGFTAFMVMMALGRFSGDIVIRRFGRKKVLQAAGCLVSVGLFSAVAFPYIIPATISFMIVGLGVSTIVPNIFGLAGRNPNVPPSIALQTVSSVSFLGFMLGPPVIGYIAHASSLRISFAIIAIFGFGIAYLTTRIKIE; encoded by the coding sequence ATGGCAGAAGAAAAAAATACAGAAGTAACATCACTCAACTACCGCAAGGCGTTTAAAGATGTAAAGCAGTCGTACCTCAAACGCATCCGTTGGGCGGTGGGGCTGTTTTACTTTTGCATGGGGCTATGTTTCTCAACATGGGTGAGCCGCATTCCAACAATCCGTGAATCCATGGGTATGAGTGAGGCCGACCTGGGTACGCTGCTGTTCTCAATTCCGTTCGGGCAAATGTTCCTCATGCCGTTTTCAGGAAGGATAGTCAACAAATACGGCAGCCATAAAACCGTGGTGCTTGGCCTGTGTTTATATGCAACCGCGCTCATCGGCCTCGGCTTTGCGCAGGAACGCTGGCATTTGATGCTCGGGTTATTCTGCTTCGGCATTTGCAGCAACCTTACCAATATCTCGGTCAACACGCAGGGAATTTACACCGAAGGGCTTTTCCGCAGGGCTATCATGTCGTCTTTTCATGGCGCCTGGAGCACAGCGGGATTTACAGGCGGACTCATAGGGCTGAGCATGCTTGCGCTGAAATTGCCAACCTATCTGCATTTTATTATTGTAGCAGCAACCGTCTTTGCAATCGTTGCCCTCAATTACAAATATCTTGTCAAAGTAAAACAGGTGCCGCTGCCCCCGAGGCGTAAAATTTTCTCAAAGCCCGACCCGATGCTGCTTTGGCTTGGGGTCATGGCGTTTTGCTGCATGGTGAGTGAGGGCATAATGTTCGACTGGAGCGGGGTGTATTTTAAAGATGTGGTGCAGGTTCCGGCATCGCTCACAACCCTCGGCTTTACGGCATTCATGGTTATGATGGCGCTGGGGCGTTTTTCCGGAGATATCGTAATCCGTCGGTTCGGCCGGAAGAAAGTATTACAGGCTGCGGGCTGCCTCGTATCTGTCGGGCTTTTCAGCGCGGTGGCGTTTCCGTATATTATTCCTGCTACAATCTCATTCATGATTGTAGGCCTAGGCGTATCTACCATCGTGCCGAATATTTTCGGTCTGGCAGGCCGAAATCCCAATGTGCCGCCGAGTATTGCATTGCAAACAGTGAGCAGCGTAAGCTTCCTTGGGTTTATGCTGGGGCCGCCCGTGATAGGCTATATAGCCCATGCTTCGAGCCTGCGGATATCGTTCGCGATAATCGCTATCTTTGGGTTTGGGATAGCATATCTGACGACGAGAATTAAAATAGAATAA
- a CDS encoding aldo/keto reductase: MEKRKLGNTSLEVYPITFGGNVFGWTIDEKTSHQILDAFTGAGFNFIDTADVYSRWADGNKGGESETIIGSWLKKNNNRDKVIIATKVGSDMGGGKKGLSKKYILQAAEDSLKRLQTDYIDLYQTHFDDEDTSIEETLEAYAQLIKEGKVRHIGASNLTAERLKESLQKAFENGLPAYETFQPHYNLYERAKFEDGLEPICLGNNLGVLNYYSLASGFLTGKYRSKDDLDKSQRGGGVAKYLDDRGFKILAALDEVSKQLNTTPTTVALAWLIHRPSVTAPIVSATSLKQLESIIAAPELEITAHEIELLTQESAW, encoded by the coding sequence ATGGAAAAGAGAAAACTTGGCAACACCAGCCTTGAAGTGTACCCAATAACTTTCGGGGGCAATGTATTCGGCTGGACAATAGATGAAAAAACATCACACCAAATCCTTGATGCTTTTACCGGCGCAGGTTTCAACTTTATTGATACTGCAGATGTATATTCACGCTGGGCTGATGGAAACAAAGGCGGCGAGTCGGAAACCATAATCGGAAGCTGGCTGAAAAAGAACAACAACCGGGATAAAGTCATCATCGCTACAAAAGTAGGCAGTGATATGGGCGGAGGTAAAAAAGGACTTTCTAAAAAATACATTTTACAGGCTGCGGAAGACTCCCTCAAACGCCTGCAAACCGATTACATCGACTTGTACCAGACGCATTTTGATGACGAAGACACATCGATAGAAGAAACGTTAGAGGCTTATGCTCAGCTGATTAAAGAAGGTAAAGTGCGTCATATCGGGGCATCAAACCTTACGGCTGAAAGGTTGAAAGAATCGTTGCAAAAGGCTTTTGAAAACGGCCTCCCGGCGTATGAGACGTTTCAGCCGCATTATAATTTGTACGAAAGAGCCAAATTTGAAGATGGCCTTGAGCCGATTTGCCTCGGCAACAACCTCGGTGTACTCAACTATTATTCGCTGGCAAGTGGCTTTCTTACAGGCAAGTACCGCAGCAAAGATGATCTCGACAAAAGTCAGCGAGGTGGCGGTGTAGCCAAATATCTCGATGACCGGGGCTTTAAAATCCTCGCGGCACTGGATGAGGTTTCAAAACAGCTAAACACAACTCCGACGACTGTAGCACTAGCATGGCTCATACACCGCCCATCCGTAACAGCTCCAATCGTCTCTGCCACAAGCCTTAAGCAGCTTGAGAGCATAATTGCGGCACCGGAACTTGAAATCACTGCTCACGAGATTGAACTTTTAACCCAGGAAAGCGCGTGGTAA
- a CDS encoding Gfo/Idh/MocA family oxidoreductase → MKKIKTALLSYGMSGKVFHAPFLNAHPGFELIGAWERSTKNIQQNYHSTESFNSFEALLQSDTELIVVNTPVATHFEYTKAALNAGKHVLVEKSFTTNAAEAQELDNLAKSRGLKLCVYQNRRWDSDFLTVKKVLDEGVLGDIVEAEIRFDRYNPVLSPKAHKEVAEPGAGILWDLGSHVIDQALQLFGFPEAVYGDLRKTRNNSLIDDDFSIVLYYPDKRIKLHAGFFVREAVPSYAIHGKNGSFLKERGDVQEDQLKVGVKPEDTAYGIEPEDKQGLLHTGIDGEAIRKKIMTERGNYMTLFNALHDALVNDKPVPVPANEGIMTMKIIDAVQYSSSERKIIDVR, encoded by the coding sequence ATGAAAAAAATAAAAACAGCATTATTATCCTACGGCATGTCGGGCAAAGTATTCCATGCCCCATTCCTTAATGCGCATCCAGGTTTTGAGCTCATTGGCGCCTGGGAACGCAGCACAAAGAACATACAGCAAAACTATCATTCTACAGAAAGTTTTAATTCGTTTGAAGCACTTTTGCAAAGCGATACCGAACTCATAGTAGTAAACACGCCTGTTGCCACACACTTTGAATATACCAAAGCAGCTTTGAACGCCGGCAAACACGTACTTGTAGAAAAATCTTTTACAACAAATGCTGCTGAAGCACAGGAACTTGATAACCTCGCCAAAAGTAGAGGACTAAAACTTTGTGTGTACCAAAACCGAAGGTGGGACAGTGACTTTCTTACCGTTAAAAAAGTTTTGGATGAAGGCGTGTTGGGTGATATTGTTGAAGCCGAAATACGTTTTGACCGATATAACCCTGTACTAAGCCCCAAAGCGCACAAAGAAGTGGCAGAACCCGGTGCGGGCATACTGTGGGATTTGGGCTCACATGTAATAGACCAGGCGTTGCAGCTCTTCGGTTTTCCTGAAGCAGTATATGGTGACCTGCGTAAAACCCGTAATAACTCACTGATTGATGATGATTTCAGCATCGTGCTGTATTATCCTGACAAGCGGATAAAATTGCATGCGGGTTTTTTCGTGCGCGAAGCCGTACCGTCTTATGCTATTCATGGCAAGAACGGCTCCTTCCTTAAAGAACGCGGTGATGTGCAGGAAGACCAGCTTAAGGTGGGGGTTAAGCCGGAAGACACGGCCTACGGCATTGAGCCGGAAGATAAGCAGGGGCTATTACATACGGGAATCGATGGTGAAGCGATTCGCAAAAAGATAATGACAGAACGAGGGAATTATATGACGTTGTTTAATGCGCTGCATGATGCTCTTGTAAATGATAAACCAGTTCCCGTGCCTGCAAATGAAGGTATTATGACAATGAAGATAATTGATGCGGTGCAATACAGCAGCAGCGAACGTAAAATTATAGATGTAAGATAA
- a CDS encoding NADH:flavin oxidoreductase/NADH oxidase, with amino-acid sequence MEPHLFSILQIKSLILKNRIVISPMCQYSAIDGFANDWHLVHLGARAIGGAALVMQEATAVSPEGRITPADLGIWSDKHIEKYKQITTFILSQNAFPGIQLAHAGRKASMCTPWEGHRKLTEDEGGWRTFDPSGLRYGEEEALPPIALDANGLKKVVDDFRSAAKRAHEACYKVVEIHAAHGYLLHQFLSPLTNKRTDDYGGSFENRIRLLLEVVKAVQQVWPNDLPLFVRISGLDWAEGGWTIDDSVKLAAILKEKGVDVVDCSSGGLVRHQKITEGPNYQVPVAERVRKEAGIMSAAVGLITNAQQAEEIIAHGKADLVFFAREALRDPNIALTFARELDCDVMWPKQYERAKK; translated from the coding sequence ATGGAACCACACTTGTTCTCCATCCTCCAGATAAAAAGCCTTATACTTAAAAACCGGATAGTGATTTCGCCAATGTGCCAGTATTCAGCAATAGACGGTTTCGCTAATGACTGGCACCTGGTGCATCTTGGTGCCCGGGCTATAGGCGGTGCAGCCCTTGTAATGCAGGAGGCCACAGCTGTATCGCCGGAAGGGCGCATCACTCCCGCAGACCTTGGCATCTGGAGTGATAAACATATCGAAAAATACAAGCAGATAACTACTTTTATACTGAGCCAGAATGCTTTCCCGGGCATTCAGTTGGCACATGCAGGCCGTAAAGCCAGTATGTGTACGCCGTGGGAGGGGCATAGGAAATTAACTGAAGATGAAGGCGGTTGGCGCACGTTTGACCCAAGCGGACTGCGTTACGGCGAAGAAGAAGCGCTACCCCCGATTGCACTGGATGCTAATGGGCTGAAAAAAGTAGTTGACGATTTCAGGTCGGCAGCAAAACGCGCCCATGAGGCCTGCTACAAAGTTGTTGAGATACATGCGGCGCACGGTTACCTCCTGCACCAGTTTCTTTCGCCGCTTACCAATAAAAGGACAGACGACTATGGCGGAAGTTTTGAAAACCGCATCAGGTTATTGCTTGAAGTAGTTAAAGCTGTACAGCAGGTATGGCCAAACGACCTGCCGCTGTTTGTGCGCATTTCGGGGCTTGACTGGGCCGAGGGCGGATGGACTATTGATGATAGTGTAAAGCTTGCAGCGATACTAAAAGAAAAAGGTGTTGATGTGGTTGATTGCTCATCGGGCGGGCTGGTGCGCCACCAAAAGATTACCGAAGGCCCTAACTACCAGGTGCCGGTAGCTGAAAGGGTGCGCAAAGAGGCGGGCATAATGAGCGCGGCAGTAGGATTGATAACAAACGCCCAACAGGCGGAAGAAATCATTGCGCATGGTAAAGCCGACCTCGTATTCTTTGCCCGCGAAGCATTGCGCGACCCTAATATCGCCCTGACCTTTGCCCGCGAACTCGATTGTGATGTGATGTGGCCGAAGCAGTATGAAAGGGCGAAAAAGTAA